In Balearica regulorum gibbericeps isolate bBalReg1 chromosome 2, bBalReg1.pri, whole genome shotgun sequence, one DNA window encodes the following:
- the RECQL4 gene encoding ATP-dependent DNA helicase Q4 isoform X1 — MRVTAHHRLAPIKELDPPEKAGPTPFLGHSRPPRLLIGFHCRPSAFPFFPLAVGAAGAGGLFSRCSEARTPGRPRTPPGVNRPRGTGPALGPMERQREVKAVLKQWEAAFLRERRRKPTQADIEAAPEDTRRLYKEYKMLKQQREESDPSRLGSSSRETSTTEQVPDSGCWGAHLNRQQKNQEQSRRSNGVPKTSAQYYGMKLKSNLGAAGKETPLTPRRTPIPRRSVPRLQTNSGTGDKATSPTEASQSEGNEPGDLILPPSVSGLAPIILATGLKPSPPPPNKFQQLKRTVVQRLGSLDPAWLRRCQGTPGDEGTMPGVTEERERGEIPPEKEGGDGRPSAGDSGRKRPRGDGGEDAAAATKLKRCRRGSAEGEFGAAGGLKQSKEEEEEEERVAARKESEKTSDPSENILGEFEEEKPRSTRRAVAARALPRSGDNFVRLNLKKKSYVRGSALRGNRLRKQVRKQKWLKKAERFGGGGGSVDRRSDVCFRCGETGHWASACRGRGTRFSPAETAAGPLPEESSIADEEEEAPLPTLEEVARRTNTVYRELSERGGSNREKSETLEVTTTYLDIQRPAYEPPAPPAPVEPLYSPEPEGKVRETPAEVFEALEVLGYSSFRPGQEVAVMRILSGLSTLVVLSTGMGKSLCYQLPAYLYHKRSKCITLVVSPLVSLMDDQVAGLPPCLKAVCIHSNMTKSQREAVMEKVRQGEVQVLLLSPEALVGKSGSGSGYLPCADRLPAVAFACIDEAHCVSEWSHNFRPCYLRLCKVLRDRLGVRCFLGLTATATLATARDVAQHLGIPPEEGITVRSAAVPPNLRLSVSMDEDRDQALVSLLRGERFGCLDSIIVYCTRREETARIAALIRTCLQGMPLKEPTGAGNPGRDAAERKKGKGRRHGFALRKEPKSGRRPLKWIADAYHAGLSAAERRRVQNSFMSGQLRVVVATVAFGMGLDKSDVRGVVHYNMPKNFESYVQEIGRAGRDGEPACCHLFLDREGGDLQELRRHIYGDTVDFFTVKKLVQMVFSPCKCLELHRKHRDIVEEGEAEDAETADVSEEDVDATRRSEQRACYKHERAVPIQQTVESLDMWEEGIETLLCYLELHPRRWLELLPPTYSSCRLLCYGGPRQLRAAARSSPPVAVFLARERLAGRDHGHASSLEFDVVSLSDSMGWEVPLVKRALRQLQWDPQLRQDGRGEGKSGVLVEFGDLSFHLRAYGDLTDQELDSVCDFLHRRVIAREKTALGQLRACFQAFQSVAFQTCGPHPEDEEEERSSRLKALLSDYFEKEPLGEQAEPGCEEEEEEDRGDAKLRDWESQIRADIRHFLAIRQDEKFSGRAVARIFHGIGSPCFPAQIYGHDRRFWRKHLPFDFHRLARLATEEILAGRFSRRCAGAGRR, encoded by the exons ATGCGCGTTACCGCCCATCACCGCCTCGCACCAATCAAAGAGCTAGATCCACCAGAGAAGGCGGGCCCAACGCCGTTCCTCGGCCACTCCCGCCCTCCTCGCCTTCTCATTGGTTTTCACTGTCGTCCGTCAGCGTTCCCCTTCTTCCCATTGGCTGTAGGCGCGGCGGGAGCGGGAGGTTTGTTCTCTCGCTGCTCTGAGGCCCGGACGCCCGGGAGGCCCCGAACCCCCCCTGGGGTGAACCGGCCCCGGGGAACCGGCCCCGCGCTGGGCCCCATGGAGCGGCAGCGGGAGGTGAAGGCCGTACTGAAGCAGTGGGAGGCGGCATTCCTCCGGGAGCGGCGGAGGAAGCCCACCCAG GCCGACATCGAGGCGGCTCCGGAGGACACCAGAC GGCTCTACAAGGAGTACAAGATGCtcaagcagcagagagaagagtCGGATCCTTCCCGGCTCGGCTCTTCCAGCCGGGAGACCTCAACCACGGAGCAG GTACCAGACTCCGGTTGTTGGGGCGCACACCTGAACCGGCAACAGAAAAACCAGGAGCAGAGCCGTCGCAGCAACGGTGTGCCAAAAACCTCGGCGCAGTACTACGGGATGAAGCTGAAATCCAACCTGGGAGCTGCCGGGAAG GAGACACCCCTGACCCCAAGGAGAACCCCGATTCCTAGGAGGAGTGTCCCCAGGCTGCAGACAAATTCAGGGACAGGTGACAAAGCCACATCTCCGACGGAAGCTTCGCAGAGCGAGGGAAACGAGCCGGGAGATctcatccttcctccctcaGTGTCGGGGTTGGCTCCCATCATCCTCGCCACGGGTTTGAAGCCGTCTCCGCCGCCGCCAAATAAATTCCAGCAGCTGAAACGGACGGTGGTACAGAGACTGGGTTCACTGGATCCTGCCTGGCTGCGGAGGTGCCAGGGGACACCCGGGGACGAAGGGACGATGCCGGGTGTCACGGAGGAGAGGGAGCGGGGAGAGATTCCACCGGAGAAGGAGGGAGGTGATGGAAGACCGTCGGCAGGAGACTCCGGGAGGAAAAGGCCACGTGGAGACGGCGGAGAAGATGCGGCGGCCGCCACGAAGCTCAAGCGGTGCCGCCGAGGCTCGGCCGAGGGAGAGTTTGGCGCTGCCGGCGGGCTGAAGCAGagcaaggaggaagaggaggaggaagaacgCGTGGCAGCCCGAAAGGAGAGCGAGAAGACGTCGGATCCCTCGGAAAACATCCTCGGGGAGTTCGAGGAGGAGAAACCCAGATCCACCCGCAGAGCCGTCGCTGCCAG AGCGCTTCCGCGGAGCGGCGACAATTTCGTCAGGCTTAACCTGAAGAAGAAATCTTACGTCCGAGGTTCCGCCCTGCGGGGAAATCGCCTTCGCAAACAG GTGCGGAAGCAAAAGTGGCTGAAGAAAGCGGAGCGATTCGGAGGAGGCGGCGGATCCGTCGACCGACGCTCGGACGTCTGCTTCAGGTGCGGCGAGACGGGACACTGGGCATCTGCGTGCCGGGGCCGAG GGACTCGCTTCTCGCCTGCAGAGACGGCTGCCGGCCCGCTGCCGGAGGAGAGCAGCATCgctgatgaagaggaggaagctcCCCTGCCCACGCTGGAAGAAGTGGCTCGGAGAACCAACACCGTTTACCGAGAGCTCTCTG AACGCGGAGGCAGCAACCGGGAAAAATCCGAGACTTTGGAGGTGACAACGACTTACCTGGATATCCAGAGGCCGGCGTACGAGCCGCCGGCTCCCCCCGCGCCCGTGGAGCCCCTCTACAGCCCGGAGCCGGAGGGGAAGGTGCGAG AGACCCCGGCGGAGGTGTTTGAGGCTCTGGAGGTGTTGGGCTACAGCTCCTTCCGCCCGGGCCAGGAGGTGGCCGTCATGAGGATCCTCTCAG GCTTGTCCACGCTGGTGGTGCTATCGACGGGGATGGGGAAGTCCCTCTGCTACCAGCTCCCCGCTTACCTCTACCACAAGCGTTCCAAGTGCATCACCTTGGTGGTCTCCCCGCTGGTGTCCCTGATGGATGACCAG GTCGCGGGCTTGCCGCCGTGCCTGAAAGCCGTCTGTATCCATTCCAACATGACCAAATCCCAGCGGGAAGCAGTGATGGAAAAG GTGAGGCAGGGCGAGgtgcaggtgctgctgctgtcccccgAGGCCCTGGTTGGGAAAAGCGGATCGGGATCCGGTTACCTGCCCTGCGCCGATCGTTTGCCGGCCGTGGCTTTCGCCTGCATCGACGAAGCTCACTGCGTCTCCGAGTGGTCCCACAATTTCCGTCCCTGCTACCTGCGGCTCTGCAAG GTTCTCCGGGATCGCCTGGGCGTACGCTGCTTCCTGGGGCTGACGGCGACCGCCACCCTTGCCACGGCACGGGACGTGGCCCAACATCTCGGCATTCCGCCGGAGGAAGGGATAACAGTGCGCTCCGCCGCCGTGCCTCCAAACCTCCGCCTCTCCGTCTCGATGGACGAggacagggatcag GCCCTCGTCTCCCTGCTGCGGGGGGAGCGTTTCGGGTGCCTGGACTCCATCATCGTCTACTGCACGCGGCGGGAGGAGACCGCTCGTATCGCGGCGCTTATCCGGACGTGCCTCCAAGGAATGCCGCTCAAGGAACCCACCGGTGCTGGGAATCCGGGCCGGGACGCTGCcgaaaggaagaagggaaagggtaGGCGGCACGGCTTCGCTCTCAGAAAGGAGC caaagagCGGCCGCCGCCCGCTGAAGTGGATCGCGGACGCTTACCACGCCGGCCTGTCCGCCGCCGAACGTCGTCGCGTCCAGAACAGCTTCATGAGCGGCCAGCTGCGCGTGGTGGTGGCCACGGTGGCCTTCGGCATGGGATTGGATAAATCGGACGTCCGTGGCGTCGTCCATTACAACATGCCCAAAAATTTTGAGAGTTACGTGCAGGAGATCGGTCGGGCCGGGCGAGACGGTGAGCCGGCTTGTTGCCATCTCTTCTTGGACCGGGAG GGCGGGGATCTCCAGGAGCTGCGGCGTCACATTTATGGCGACACGGTGGATTTCTTCACCGTCAAGAAGTTGGTGCAGAtggttttttctccctgcaagTGCCTGGAGCTGCACCGGAAGCACCGAGATATCGTCGAG GAAGGGGAAGCGGAGGACGCCGAAACAGCCGACGTCTCGGAGGAAGACGTCGACGCGACGAGGCGGAGCGAGCAACGGGCGTGCTACAAGCACGAGCGAGCCGTTCCCATCCAACAAACCGTGGAGTCCTTGGACATgtgggaggaag GCATCGAGACCCTCCTGTGTTACCTGGAGCTTCACCCGCGGCGCTGGCTGGAGCTGTTGCCTCCCACCTACTCTTCCTGCCGGCTGCTGTGCTACGGGGGACCCCGGCAGCTCCGGGCTGCGGCACGGAG TTCTCCCCCGGTCGCCGTTTTCCTGGCCCGGGAGCGCCTGGCGGGGAGGGACCACGGTCACGCCAGCTCCCTGGAGTTCGACGTCGTCTCGCTGAGCGACTCCATGGGTTGGGAAGTGCCGTTGGTGAAACGCGCCCTGCGCCAGCTCCAGTGGGATCCGCAGTTGCGGCAAG ATGGTCGCGGTGAAGGGAAGAGCGGGGTCCTGGTGGAGTTTGGAGACCTGTCCTTCCACCTCCGCGCCTACGGCGACCTCACCGACCAGGAGCTGGATTCCGTCTGCGATTTCCTCCACCGACGGGTGATAGCCCGGGAGAAGACGGCTCTTGGCCAGCTCCGCGCCTGCTTCCAGGCCTTCCAGAG CGTGGCCTTTCAGACCTGTGGTCCTCACCCCGAGGacgaggaagaggagaggagctCCCGCCTGAAGGCTTTGCTCAGCGACTACTTCGAGAAGGAGCCCCTTGGAGAACAGGCTGAGCCGGGCtgcgaggaagaggaggaagaagatcGCGGCGATGCTAAA CTGCGGGATTGGGAAAGCCAAATCCGCGCCGACATCCGCCATTTCCTCGCCATCCGCCAGGACGAGAAGTTCTCCGGCAGAGCCGTCGCCCGGATATTTCACGGCATCG GCAGCCCCTGTTTCCCCGCCCAGATCTACGGCCACGACCGCCGGTTTTGGAGGAAACATCTCCCCTTTGACTTCCACCGGCTCGCCCGCCTGGCCACCGAGGAGATCCTGGCCGGCAG GTTTTCCCGGCGTTGTGCCGGAGCAGGGAGGCGGTGA
- the RECQL4 gene encoding ATP-dependent DNA helicase Q4 isoform X2 translates to MRVTAHHRLAPIKELDPPEKAGPTPFLGHSRPPRLLIGFHCRPSAFPFFPLAVGAAGAGGLFSRCSEARTPGRPRTPPGVNRPRGTGPALGPMERQREVKAVLKQWEAAFLRERRRKPTQADIEAAPEDTRRLYKEYKMLKQQREESDPSRLGSSSRETSTTEQVPDSGCWGAHLNRQQKNQEQSRRSNGVPKTSAQYYGMKLKSNLGAAGKETPLTPRRTPIPRRSVPRLQTNSGTGDKATSPTEASQSEGNEPGDLILPPSVSGLAPIILATGLKPSPPPPNKFQQLKRTVVQRLGSLDPAWLRRCQGTPGDEGTMPGVTEERERGEIPPEKEGGDGRPSAGDSGRKRPRGDGGEDAAAATKLKRCRRGSAEGEFGAAGGLKQSKEEEEEEERVAARKESEKTSDPSENILGEFEEEKPRSTRRAVAARALPRSGDNFVRLNLKKKSYVRGSALRGNRLRKQVRKQKWLKKAERFGGGGGSVDRRSDVCFRCGETGHWASACRGRGTRFSPAETAAGPLPEESSIADEEEEAPLPTLEEVARRTNTVYRELSERGGSNREKSETLEVTTTYLDIQRPAYEPPAPPAPVEPLYSPEPEGKVRETPAEVFEALEVLGYSSFRPGQEVAVMRILSGLSTLVVLSTGMGKSLCYQLPAYLYHKRSKCITLVVSPLVSLMDDQVAGLPPCLKAVCIHSNMTKSQREAVMEKVRQGEVQVLLLSPEALVGKSGSGSGYLPCADRLPAVAFACIDEAHCVSEWSHNFRPCYLRLCKVLRDRLGVRCFLGLTATATLATARDVAQHLGIPPEEGITVRSAAVPPNLRLSVSMDEDRDQALVSLLRGERFGCLDSIIVYCTRREETARIAALIRTCLQGMPLKEPTGAGNPGRDAAERKKGKAKSGRRPLKWIADAYHAGLSAAERRRVQNSFMSGQLRVVVATVAFGMGLDKSDVRGVVHYNMPKNFESYVQEIGRAGRDGEPACCHLFLDREGGDLQELRRHIYGDTVDFFTVKKLVQMVFSPCKCLELHRKHRDIVEEGEAEDAETADVSEEDVDATRRSEQRACYKHERAVPIQQTVESLDMWEEGIETLLCYLELHPRRWLELLPPTYSSCRLLCYGGPRQLRAAARSSPPVAVFLARERLAGRDHGHASSLEFDVVSLSDSMGWEVPLVKRALRQLQWDPQLRQDGRGEGKSGVLVEFGDLSFHLRAYGDLTDQELDSVCDFLHRRVIAREKTALGQLRACFQAFQSVAFQTCGPHPEDEEEERSSRLKALLSDYFEKEPLGEQAEPGCEEEEEEDRGDAKLRDWESQIRADIRHFLAIRQDEKFSGRAVARIFHGIGSPCFPAQIYGHDRRFWRKHLPFDFHRLARLATEEILAGRFSRRCAGAGRR, encoded by the exons ATGCGCGTTACCGCCCATCACCGCCTCGCACCAATCAAAGAGCTAGATCCACCAGAGAAGGCGGGCCCAACGCCGTTCCTCGGCCACTCCCGCCCTCCTCGCCTTCTCATTGGTTTTCACTGTCGTCCGTCAGCGTTCCCCTTCTTCCCATTGGCTGTAGGCGCGGCGGGAGCGGGAGGTTTGTTCTCTCGCTGCTCTGAGGCCCGGACGCCCGGGAGGCCCCGAACCCCCCCTGGGGTGAACCGGCCCCGGGGAACCGGCCCCGCGCTGGGCCCCATGGAGCGGCAGCGGGAGGTGAAGGCCGTACTGAAGCAGTGGGAGGCGGCATTCCTCCGGGAGCGGCGGAGGAAGCCCACCCAG GCCGACATCGAGGCGGCTCCGGAGGACACCAGAC GGCTCTACAAGGAGTACAAGATGCtcaagcagcagagagaagagtCGGATCCTTCCCGGCTCGGCTCTTCCAGCCGGGAGACCTCAACCACGGAGCAG GTACCAGACTCCGGTTGTTGGGGCGCACACCTGAACCGGCAACAGAAAAACCAGGAGCAGAGCCGTCGCAGCAACGGTGTGCCAAAAACCTCGGCGCAGTACTACGGGATGAAGCTGAAATCCAACCTGGGAGCTGCCGGGAAG GAGACACCCCTGACCCCAAGGAGAACCCCGATTCCTAGGAGGAGTGTCCCCAGGCTGCAGACAAATTCAGGGACAGGTGACAAAGCCACATCTCCGACGGAAGCTTCGCAGAGCGAGGGAAACGAGCCGGGAGATctcatccttcctccctcaGTGTCGGGGTTGGCTCCCATCATCCTCGCCACGGGTTTGAAGCCGTCTCCGCCGCCGCCAAATAAATTCCAGCAGCTGAAACGGACGGTGGTACAGAGACTGGGTTCACTGGATCCTGCCTGGCTGCGGAGGTGCCAGGGGACACCCGGGGACGAAGGGACGATGCCGGGTGTCACGGAGGAGAGGGAGCGGGGAGAGATTCCACCGGAGAAGGAGGGAGGTGATGGAAGACCGTCGGCAGGAGACTCCGGGAGGAAAAGGCCACGTGGAGACGGCGGAGAAGATGCGGCGGCCGCCACGAAGCTCAAGCGGTGCCGCCGAGGCTCGGCCGAGGGAGAGTTTGGCGCTGCCGGCGGGCTGAAGCAGagcaaggaggaagaggaggaggaagaacgCGTGGCAGCCCGAAAGGAGAGCGAGAAGACGTCGGATCCCTCGGAAAACATCCTCGGGGAGTTCGAGGAGGAGAAACCCAGATCCACCCGCAGAGCCGTCGCTGCCAG AGCGCTTCCGCGGAGCGGCGACAATTTCGTCAGGCTTAACCTGAAGAAGAAATCTTACGTCCGAGGTTCCGCCCTGCGGGGAAATCGCCTTCGCAAACAG GTGCGGAAGCAAAAGTGGCTGAAGAAAGCGGAGCGATTCGGAGGAGGCGGCGGATCCGTCGACCGACGCTCGGACGTCTGCTTCAGGTGCGGCGAGACGGGACACTGGGCATCTGCGTGCCGGGGCCGAG GGACTCGCTTCTCGCCTGCAGAGACGGCTGCCGGCCCGCTGCCGGAGGAGAGCAGCATCgctgatgaagaggaggaagctcCCCTGCCCACGCTGGAAGAAGTGGCTCGGAGAACCAACACCGTTTACCGAGAGCTCTCTG AACGCGGAGGCAGCAACCGGGAAAAATCCGAGACTTTGGAGGTGACAACGACTTACCTGGATATCCAGAGGCCGGCGTACGAGCCGCCGGCTCCCCCCGCGCCCGTGGAGCCCCTCTACAGCCCGGAGCCGGAGGGGAAGGTGCGAG AGACCCCGGCGGAGGTGTTTGAGGCTCTGGAGGTGTTGGGCTACAGCTCCTTCCGCCCGGGCCAGGAGGTGGCCGTCATGAGGATCCTCTCAG GCTTGTCCACGCTGGTGGTGCTATCGACGGGGATGGGGAAGTCCCTCTGCTACCAGCTCCCCGCTTACCTCTACCACAAGCGTTCCAAGTGCATCACCTTGGTGGTCTCCCCGCTGGTGTCCCTGATGGATGACCAG GTCGCGGGCTTGCCGCCGTGCCTGAAAGCCGTCTGTATCCATTCCAACATGACCAAATCCCAGCGGGAAGCAGTGATGGAAAAG GTGAGGCAGGGCGAGgtgcaggtgctgctgctgtcccccgAGGCCCTGGTTGGGAAAAGCGGATCGGGATCCGGTTACCTGCCCTGCGCCGATCGTTTGCCGGCCGTGGCTTTCGCCTGCATCGACGAAGCTCACTGCGTCTCCGAGTGGTCCCACAATTTCCGTCCCTGCTACCTGCGGCTCTGCAAG GTTCTCCGGGATCGCCTGGGCGTACGCTGCTTCCTGGGGCTGACGGCGACCGCCACCCTTGCCACGGCACGGGACGTGGCCCAACATCTCGGCATTCCGCCGGAGGAAGGGATAACAGTGCGCTCCGCCGCCGTGCCTCCAAACCTCCGCCTCTCCGTCTCGATGGACGAggacagggatcag GCCCTCGTCTCCCTGCTGCGGGGGGAGCGTTTCGGGTGCCTGGACTCCATCATCGTCTACTGCACGCGGCGGGAGGAGACCGCTCGTATCGCGGCGCTTATCCGGACGTGCCTCCAAGGAATGCCGCTCAAGGAACCCACCGGTGCTGGGAATCCGGGCCGGGACGCTGCcgaaaggaagaagggaaagg caaagagCGGCCGCCGCCCGCTGAAGTGGATCGCGGACGCTTACCACGCCGGCCTGTCCGCCGCCGAACGTCGTCGCGTCCAGAACAGCTTCATGAGCGGCCAGCTGCGCGTGGTGGTGGCCACGGTGGCCTTCGGCATGGGATTGGATAAATCGGACGTCCGTGGCGTCGTCCATTACAACATGCCCAAAAATTTTGAGAGTTACGTGCAGGAGATCGGTCGGGCCGGGCGAGACGGTGAGCCGGCTTGTTGCCATCTCTTCTTGGACCGGGAG GGCGGGGATCTCCAGGAGCTGCGGCGTCACATTTATGGCGACACGGTGGATTTCTTCACCGTCAAGAAGTTGGTGCAGAtggttttttctccctgcaagTGCCTGGAGCTGCACCGGAAGCACCGAGATATCGTCGAG GAAGGGGAAGCGGAGGACGCCGAAACAGCCGACGTCTCGGAGGAAGACGTCGACGCGACGAGGCGGAGCGAGCAACGGGCGTGCTACAAGCACGAGCGAGCCGTTCCCATCCAACAAACCGTGGAGTCCTTGGACATgtgggaggaag GCATCGAGACCCTCCTGTGTTACCTGGAGCTTCACCCGCGGCGCTGGCTGGAGCTGTTGCCTCCCACCTACTCTTCCTGCCGGCTGCTGTGCTACGGGGGACCCCGGCAGCTCCGGGCTGCGGCACGGAG TTCTCCCCCGGTCGCCGTTTTCCTGGCCCGGGAGCGCCTGGCGGGGAGGGACCACGGTCACGCCAGCTCCCTGGAGTTCGACGTCGTCTCGCTGAGCGACTCCATGGGTTGGGAAGTGCCGTTGGTGAAACGCGCCCTGCGCCAGCTCCAGTGGGATCCGCAGTTGCGGCAAG ATGGTCGCGGTGAAGGGAAGAGCGGGGTCCTGGTGGAGTTTGGAGACCTGTCCTTCCACCTCCGCGCCTACGGCGACCTCACCGACCAGGAGCTGGATTCCGTCTGCGATTTCCTCCACCGACGGGTGATAGCCCGGGAGAAGACGGCTCTTGGCCAGCTCCGCGCCTGCTTCCAGGCCTTCCAGAG CGTGGCCTTTCAGACCTGTGGTCCTCACCCCGAGGacgaggaagaggagaggagctCCCGCCTGAAGGCTTTGCTCAGCGACTACTTCGAGAAGGAGCCCCTTGGAGAACAGGCTGAGCCGGGCtgcgaggaagaggaggaagaagatcGCGGCGATGCTAAA CTGCGGGATTGGGAAAGCCAAATCCGCGCCGACATCCGCCATTTCCTCGCCATCCGCCAGGACGAGAAGTTCTCCGGCAGAGCCGTCGCCCGGATATTTCACGGCATCG GCAGCCCCTGTTTCCCCGCCCAGATCTACGGCCACGACCGCCGGTTTTGGAGGAAACATCTCCCCTTTGACTTCCACCGGCTCGCCCGCCTGGCCACCGAGGAGATCCTGGCCGGCAG GTTTTCCCGGCGTTGTGCCGGAGCAGGGAGGCGGTGA